A window from Pseudomonas sp. MRSN 12121 encodes these proteins:
- a CDS encoding gp16 family protein, whose protein sequence is MGIAPTDPTRLRYIKMIHVARRELRMDDDTYRMMLAGMTGLDGATSTAALSVPNLLRVLEQLKQKGFKPRPNKAGKRPQANDEQSKKIRSLWLALHDLGAVRDPSEAALASFVKSMTKVSALQWLSVPQASRVIENLKQWQHRVTNKEVV, encoded by the coding sequence ATGGGTATCGCGCCTACCGATCCGACACGCCTGCGTTACATCAAGATGATCCATGTTGCGCGGCGAGAGTTGCGGATGGATGACGATACGTATCGCATGATGCTGGCTGGAATGACGGGGTTGGACGGCGCGACGTCCACCGCTGCCTTGAGCGTTCCAAACCTGCTGAGGGTTTTGGAGCAGCTCAAGCAGAAGGGCTTTAAACCTCGTCCAAACAAGGCCGGTAAGCGGCCACAAGCCAATGATGAGCAGTCCAAGAAAATCCGTTCGCTGTGGCTGGCACTGCATGACCTGGGCGCGGTTCGCGATCCGTCCGAGGCAGCCCTGGCCAGCTTCGTAAAAAGCATGACAAAGGTGTCTGCGCTGCAATGGCTCAGCGTCCCCCAGGCAAGTCGAGTGATCGAGAACCTGAAACAGTGGCAGCACCGGGTGACCAATAAGGAGGTCGTATGA
- a CDS encoding DUF3102 domain-containing protein — protein MARTKSQPAPTVETTPLDGEVLTANQNLMADNCAVVMNQFGDGLPYERTRLINEARFYMAQSAEAMLEAGKRLIVLKENEPYGEFEQIVREQLGMPERTAQRMMQASLKYLSPQLEAKAPALALLGKTKLFELIAEDDEDLEALAEGGTVAGLSLEDIDRMTSRELRAALRDSRENAKAQGEVLAKRSSDLQQAKDELDVARKRIQGQPLDVVIKELRVEVTALAFEVESTSLGKLREGFMKMAEHANDAGQDHRTFQAGLIHQLEIVLASIRSEFHLPARQADTDPVWMAAEEA, from the coding sequence ATGGCACGCACTAAAAGCCAACCCGCACCCACTGTTGAAACTACCCCTCTGGATGGCGAAGTACTTACGGCCAATCAGAACCTGATGGCGGACAACTGCGCCGTAGTCATGAACCAGTTCGGTGATGGTCTCCCTTATGAGCGTACCCGACTGATCAACGAGGCCCGCTTCTACATGGCCCAAAGTGCCGAGGCAATGCTGGAAGCGGGTAAGCGCCTGATTGTCCTCAAGGAAAACGAGCCGTATGGCGAGTTTGAACAGATCGTTCGGGAACAGCTCGGCATGCCGGAGCGGACAGCCCAACGCATGATGCAGGCGTCTCTCAAGTACCTGTCACCTCAACTTGAGGCAAAAGCGCCAGCGCTGGCGCTTTTGGGTAAGACCAAGCTGTTTGAGCTGATTGCCGAGGATGACGAAGACCTGGAAGCCCTGGCAGAGGGGGGAACTGTTGCCGGGTTGTCCCTGGAAGACATAGACCGGATGACCAGCCGCGAGCTGCGTGCCGCGCTTCGTGACTCCCGCGAAAACGCCAAGGCACAAGGTGAAGTGCTGGCGAAGCGTTCCAGTGATCTGCAACAAGCCAAGGACGAACTCGATGTCGCCCGCAAGCGTATCCAGGGCCAGCCCCTGGACGTAGTTATCAAGGAGCTGCGCGTTGAAGTGACGGCCCTTGCGTTTGAAGTCGAATCGACCTCGTTGGGCAAGTTGCGCGAAGGCTTCATGAAGATGGCGGAACACGCCAATGATGCCGGCCAAGACCATCGTACCTTCCAGGCCGGCCTGATCCATCAGTTGGAAATCGTCCTCGCCAGCATTCGCAGTGAATTCCATCTGCCCGCACGCCAGGCCGATACCGACCCCGTCTGGATGGCTGCGGAAGAGGCCTGA
- a CDS encoding ExeA family protein — protein sequence MLKLKQILQGVGRPQRALAESLNLSGASVAQLLNHGQWPRSLDCDELQGRIRVFLTEAGANDSDIANAFEEVDLPCANTADPALNEEPSGEDEPMLLPKQTLQPNTRKAFGLLRDPFSDLQCTQDMWLSPEIRYVREFMYQTARHGGFLAVVGQSGAGKSTLRRDLVNRITENNDPVIIIEPYVLSSEDSEAKGKPLKSTHIAESMMAAVAPLEKVKSSPEARFAQLHKALKESTAAGYRHCLVIEEAHSLPVSTLKHLKRFLELEVGFTKLISIIMIAQTELLMKLSERNADVREVVQRCERIDLEPIAGERLGEFLKFRFERANKALDDVIDASGIQAIAERLSQPSKRGGRDETVSSLYPLAIGNLVVASMNLAAKLGAPMITADIVKGV from the coding sequence ATGTTGAAGCTGAAGCAAATTCTGCAGGGGGTGGGACGCCCTCAAAGGGCCTTGGCCGAGTCGCTGAACCTCAGCGGCGCCTCGGTCGCCCAACTGCTGAACCATGGTCAGTGGCCACGCAGCCTTGACTGCGACGAACTGCAGGGACGCATCCGTGTGTTCCTGACCGAAGCCGGCGCCAACGATTCCGATATCGCCAACGCCTTTGAAGAAGTGGATCTGCCGTGCGCCAACACGGCAGATCCGGCCCTTAATGAAGAGCCGTCCGGGGAGGACGAACCTATGTTACTGCCAAAGCAGACGTTACAGCCAAATACACGGAAAGCCTTCGGCCTGCTCCGCGATCCCTTTAGTGATCTGCAATGCACGCAAGATATGTGGCTCAGCCCTGAAATCCGCTACGTGCGGGAGTTCATGTATCAGACGGCGCGTCACGGCGGGTTCCTCGCTGTTGTGGGCCAGTCAGGTGCAGGCAAAAGCACGCTGCGCCGTGACCTGGTGAACCGGATCACCGAGAACAATGACCCGGTGATCATCATCGAGCCCTATGTCCTGTCCTCGGAAGACAGCGAAGCCAAGGGCAAACCGCTGAAAAGCACGCACATTGCCGAGTCCATGATGGCGGCGGTGGCACCCCTGGAAAAAGTGAAGAGCAGCCCCGAGGCGCGTTTCGCCCAGCTGCACAAGGCGCTGAAGGAATCCACTGCGGCCGGGTATCGCCATTGCCTGGTAATCGAAGAAGCGCACAGCCTGCCGGTCTCGACGCTCAAACATCTCAAGCGTTTCCTTGAGCTGGAAGTCGGCTTCACCAAGCTGATCAGCATCATCATGATCGCTCAGACAGAGCTTCTGATGAAGCTCAGCGAGCGCAACGCCGACGTGCGCGAGGTGGTGCAGCGTTGCGAACGGATCGACCTGGAGCCAATTGCAGGCGAGCGCCTGGGGGAGTTCCTGAAGTTTCGTTTCGAGCGTGCGAACAAAGCGCTCGACGATGTTATCGACGCCAGCGGTATCCAGGCGATTGCTGAACGTCTGTCGCAGCCAAGCAAGCGCGGTGGACGTGACGAGACTGTTTCGTCGCTGTACCCGCTGGCCATCGGCAACCTGGTAGTCGCGTCGATGAATCTGGCCGCCAAGCTGGGCGCGCCGATGATCACCGCCGACATTGTGAAGGGGGTGTGA
- a CDS encoding helix-turn-helix domain-containing protein, with product MTQPVSAAARTLRVLKALKGHTITGLSNTELTQLTKDSPSNISRAMQTLIEEGLAVKLDNGRFAHSIGMLQIAQAHAEHMARLTQRMQETNQRIAAGSMN from the coding sequence ATGACTCAACCTGTTTCTGCCGCCGCTCGCACCCTGCGCGTACTCAAAGCCCTGAAAGGCCACACCATCACGGGCCTCAGCAATACCGAACTCACCCAGCTGACAAAAGACAGCCCCAGCAATATCAGCCGCGCCATGCAGACCCTCATAGAGGAAGGCTTGGCCGTGAAGCTGGATAACGGTCGCTTCGCCCATTCAATCGGCATGTTGCAAATCGCACAGGCCCACGCTGAACACATGGCGCGCTTGACCCAGCGCATGCAGGAAACCAATCAGCGCATCGCCGCTGGCTCGATGAACTAA
- a CDS encoding DUF3164 family protein, whose translation MSDIKIPEGFVRNAIGHLVPVDQVREQDKLRDQVAAELAEAAKKLHLDLKNFKKKSLGDIADLISIAGERYGVQMGGKKGNVTIATYDGKYKVVRSHTDRLTFTEEMEVAKVMVYDCIKTWSKGADNHLLAIVDRTFSPNRNGQIKTSDVLDLLRLEIDDDTWKAAMKAVKDSILVSGSAVYIRVYERVNGTDEYRAIPLDLAVV comes from the coding sequence ATGTCTGATATCAAAATTCCAGAAGGCTTTGTCCGCAACGCCATCGGCCACCTGGTGCCGGTTGACCAGGTGCGCGAGCAGGACAAGCTGCGCGACCAGGTAGCAGCCGAGCTTGCCGAAGCGGCCAAAAAGCTGCACCTGGATCTGAAGAACTTCAAGAAAAAATCGCTCGGTGACATCGCCGATCTGATCAGCATCGCGGGCGAACGCTACGGCGTCCAGATGGGCGGCAAGAAAGGCAACGTGACCATTGCCACCTATGACGGCAAGTACAAGGTCGTGCGCTCGCACACGGATCGGCTGACCTTCACCGAGGAAATGGAAGTGGCCAAGGTCATGGTGTACGACTGCATCAAGACCTGGAGCAAGGGCGCGGACAACCATTTGCTGGCCATCGTAGACCGTACCTTCAGCCCAAACCGCAATGGCCAGATCAAGACCTCTGATGTGCTGGACCTGCTGCGTTTGGAGATCGATGACGACACCTGGAAAGCAGCGATGAAAGCTGTGAAGGACTCAATCCTGGTATCTGGCAGTGCCGTGTACATCCGCGTTTACGAGCGGGTCAATGGCACCGACGAGTACCGGGCCATTCCTCTTGACCTGGCGGTGGTGTGA
- a CDS encoding helix-turn-helix domain-containing protein: MPKKTLGERLKEERERLGYTQPDFAALVDASKRSQIGWEQGRSSPDASSLEKWIEVGLDALYVLTGNREKTRQVPNKASTSGVESFKPIDVQRLNRIAEMLEAAAKQAGKRWPATQLVAKTAEVYNFLAQEKQLDDSHVDRVLKLVVSH; encoded by the coding sequence GTGCCAAAAAAAACACTTGGTGAGCGACTCAAAGAAGAACGGGAACGGCTGGGCTACACCCAGCCCGATTTTGCCGCTTTGGTCGATGCGTCTAAACGGTCACAAATTGGCTGGGAGCAAGGCCGTTCTAGCCCTGACGCGTCATCTCTTGAGAAATGGATTGAGGTCGGTCTGGATGCGCTTTACGTACTGACCGGGAATCGAGAGAAGACCCGACAAGTGCCAAATAAGGCATCTACAAGCGGCGTCGAGAGTTTCAAGCCAATCGATGTTCAGCGGCTAAATAGAATTGCCGAAATGCTTGAGGCAGCCGCTAAACAGGCAGGTAAGCGTTGGCCCGCTACACAGCTAGTTGCGAAAACAGCGGAGGTATACAATTTTCTGGCTCAAGAAAAGCAGCTTGATGATTCTCACGTAGATAGAGTTCTGAAGTTAGTGGTAAGCCACTGA
- a CDS encoding DDE-type integrase/transposase/recombinase: MNPVQTQLLTQIAQRAANAPHGQRTAIYKAGAADLGISIQTLQRKLKEVSVTKPRKRRSDAGCSALPLEEAQKISAVLLESIRANSKQLSTIERAVERLRSNGLIMAGRVDEATGLFQPLSNGAISRALKGYKLHPDQLLQDAPAVSLASNHPNHVWQVDASISTQFYLADDGARAMNKAEFYDGKPGNLKKIERQRLWRYVITDHTSGTLYLEYVLGAESADNLCAVLINAMQKRHEADPFHGVPWMLMTDPGAAMTSGMFRNLCRAMSIDLIINQVGNARAKGQVEQAHNIVEREFESALKFQAANSLEQINTWAGKWMRYYNATAIHTRTRRTRYGVWQLITQEQLRLAPSIEVCRDLAVSTPEYRTVSNLLRISFRGDQFDVSSVPRVMVGEKLLITRNCWRDKDAAIAVLVGEDGREQYHIIERIGMDQFGFAQTSATIGEQYKSHAETPAQASRKVLEQIATGTTNLADAEAARKAKAVPFGGLIDPHKHVSDTVLPAYMPRRGTSLNVNAPTVEHALLTHVEAAKLLQPRLANFWSGESFGWLQREYPEGVPQDKLDDIEAELKRPVEVTRTPLSLVRAAAGGQ; the protein is encoded by the coding sequence ATGAACCCGGTTCAGACCCAGCTTCTGACCCAAATCGCCCAACGGGCAGCCAATGCGCCGCACGGTCAACGTACCGCTATCTACAAGGCGGGCGCGGCCGACTTGGGTATCTCAATCCAAACCCTACAGCGCAAGCTGAAGGAGGTCTCAGTGACCAAACCACGCAAACGCCGCAGTGATGCCGGGTGCAGTGCCCTACCACTGGAAGAAGCGCAGAAGATATCGGCCGTGTTGCTGGAATCGATCCGCGCCAACAGCAAACAGCTATCCACCATTGAGCGCGCCGTTGAACGTCTGCGCAGCAATGGGTTGATCATGGCAGGTCGAGTTGATGAAGCCACCGGACTGTTTCAACCGCTGAGCAACGGCGCCATCAGTCGTGCCCTGAAGGGCTACAAGCTCCATCCTGACCAGCTGCTGCAGGATGCTCCGGCCGTGTCGCTGGCCAGCAACCACCCCAACCACGTTTGGCAGGTGGACGCGTCGATCTCGACGCAGTTCTATCTGGCGGATGACGGGGCGCGGGCTATGAACAAGGCCGAGTTCTATGACGGTAAACCCGGCAACCTGAAGAAGATCGAGCGCCAACGCCTGTGGCGCTATGTGATCACCGACCACACCAGCGGCACCTTGTACCTGGAGTACGTGTTGGGTGCTGAGTCGGCCGATAACCTGTGCGCCGTGCTGATCAATGCAATGCAGAAACGCCACGAAGCGGACCCGTTCCACGGCGTGCCCTGGATGCTGATGACCGACCCTGGCGCGGCGATGACCAGCGGCATGTTCCGTAACCTCTGCCGTGCCATGTCCATCGATTTGATCATTAACCAGGTCGGCAATGCACGAGCCAAGGGCCAGGTCGAGCAAGCGCACAACATTGTCGAGCGTGAGTTTGAGAGCGCACTGAAGTTCCAGGCCGCAAACAGCCTGGAGCAAATCAACACCTGGGCCGGAAAGTGGATGCGTTATTACAACGCAACCGCGATTCACACACGCACCCGGCGCACTCGTTATGGCGTGTGGCAGTTGATCACGCAGGAACAGCTGCGCCTGGCACCAAGCATTGAGGTCTGCCGTGATCTGGCGGTCAGCACGCCGGAGTACCGCACGGTCAGCAACCTATTGCGTATCTCGTTCCGTGGTGATCAGTTCGATGTCAGCTCGGTGCCACGGGTCATGGTTGGTGAAAAGTTGCTGATCACCCGCAACTGCTGGCGTGACAAAGATGCCGCTATTGCTGTCCTGGTCGGTGAAGACGGCCGCGAGCAATACCACATTATCGAGCGGATCGGCATGGATCAGTTCGGGTTTGCGCAGACCTCGGCCACCATTGGTGAGCAATACAAGAGTCATGCTGAAACCCCGGCCCAGGCCTCGCGCAAAGTCCTGGAACAGATCGCCACCGGCACCACCAACCTGGCCGACGCTGAAGCCGCACGCAAGGCCAAGGCCGTGCCGTTCGGTGGCCTGATCGATCCTCACAAACATGTCAGCGACACCGTGTTGCCTGCCTACATGCCGCGTCGTGGTACGTCGCTCAATGTCAACGCGCCAACCGTAGAGCATGCGCTGCTGACCCATGTCGAGGCAGCGAAGTTGCTTCAACCACGCTTGGCCAATTTCTGGTCCGGTGAATCCTTTGGTTGGCTACAGCGGGAATACCCCGAGGGCGTTCCCCAAGACAAGCTCGATGACATCGAAGCTGAGCTGAAACGCCCCGTTGAAGTCACCCGTACACCACTCAGCCTGGTGCGGGCTGCAGCTGGAGGTCAGTGA
- a CDS encoding DNA-binding protein produces the protein MNGPATSLDSAPLPYPQTPTSANAWFVSHGICKSQWARALGFDRMTVVDLLRGRLKGHRGEAHHVAVALGLKPNPARAKSKPAVAAKAA, from the coding sequence ATGAACGGCCCCGCAACGTCACTTGATTCGGCGCCACTGCCGTATCCACAAACACCCACAAGCGCCAATGCCTGGTTTGTGAGTCATGGCATTTGCAAATCTCAATGGGCTAGGGCCCTGGGCTTTGATCGCATGACCGTTGTCGACCTCTTGCGCGGACGACTGAAGGGCCACCGTGGCGAAGCACACCACGTAGCTGTTGCCCTGGGGCTGAAGCCCAATCCCGCCCGCGCCAAATCAAAACCAGCTGTCGCAGCTAAAGCCGCGTAA
- a CDS encoding DUF2786 domain-containing protein: protein MEENRILDKIKKCLEMAKGKSSNPNEAEIALRQAHKLMEIYNLEMGDVLASMAGEAKVAAGSESDPPAWRVRLARVCAEAFGTHFIISTSWFEQASFIFIGCAAAPELAGYAYQVLERQLQKARRDYLATQKRCKRSTKVARGDAFAHGWLDAVSTKVEQFAGVEENIAEAIQAYMSKKYPKLGPAKMKRHKLKARDEVASDAGYRAGKNAQLHHGLGHQPVARLTQGVS from the coding sequence ATGGAAGAGAACCGCATCCTCGACAAGATCAAAAAATGCCTGGAGATGGCCAAGGGCAAAAGCTCCAACCCGAACGAGGCTGAGATCGCCTTGCGTCAGGCTCACAAGCTGATGGAGATCTACAACCTGGAGATGGGCGACGTACTGGCCAGCATGGCCGGCGAGGCTAAGGTGGCTGCTGGCTCCGAAAGCGATCCGCCAGCTTGGCGGGTACGCCTGGCACGTGTGTGTGCAGAGGCGTTCGGTACCCACTTCATTATCAGTACGTCTTGGTTTGAACAAGCATCCTTCATTTTCATTGGCTGCGCCGCAGCCCCTGAGCTGGCTGGTTACGCCTACCAGGTACTGGAGCGCCAGTTACAGAAGGCACGTCGTGACTATCTGGCCACACAAAAACGCTGTAAGCGCTCGACCAAGGTGGCACGGGGCGATGCCTTCGCCCATGGTTGGCTCGACGCTGTTTCGACCAAAGTAGAGCAGTTCGCCGGGGTAGAGGAAAACATCGCCGAGGCCATCCAGGCATACATGTCGAAGAAGTACCCGAAACTCGGCCCGGCCAAGATGAAACGCCACAAGCTGAAAGCTCGCGACGAGGTGGCCAGCGATGCCGGCTATCGAGCGGGCAAGAATGCCCAACTTCATCACGGCCTCGGGCATCAGCCTGTGGCCCGGTTGACTCAGGGGGTTAGCTAA